A section of the Elizabethkingia anophelis R26 genome encodes:
- a CDS encoding HsdR family type I site-specific deoxyribonuclease, with translation MGRYKEKEGSNTYIDTDVEAIDTQKLLESPKRIEKIADYLIAEYGRNTQRYL, from the coding sequence GTGGGAAGATACAAGGAAAAAGAAGGGAGCAATACCTACATAGATACCGATGTTGAGGCAATAGATACTCAGAAACTTCTTGAAAGCCCGAAACGTATTGAAAAAATTGCAGATTATCTTATTGCAGAATATGGAAGAAACACACAGCGGTACCTTTAA
- a CDS encoding DUF2188 domain-containing protein, with translation MKKNQHVVPHQGKWAVKGAGNQKNTIITNTQKEAIDKARNIAINQESELFIHGKGGQIRAKNSYGNDPSDVKG, from the coding sequence ATGAAAAAAAATCAACACGTCGTGCCACATCAAGGAAAGTGGGCAGTAAAAGGAGCAGGTAATCAAAAGAATACCATAATTACAAATACACAGAAAGAAGCTATTGATAAAGCAAGGAATATTGCTATTAATCAAGAATCTGAGCTTTTTATTCATGGAAAAGGAGGCCAGATCAGAGCTAAAAATAGTTATGGTAATGATCCAAGTGATGTAAAAGGCTAA
- a CDS encoding helix-turn-helix domain-containing protein — protein sequence MEHKIHQGRNVKRFREMLGIKQEALAFDIGGDWNQKKVSLLEQKEVIEDALLQQIAEVLKIPVEAFQNFDEEQAVNIISNTFTASDNATGFIYNHYPTFNPIDKIIQLYEEKTALYERMLKEKDDMMVRLEKLIDNK from the coding sequence ATGGAACACAAAATACATCAGGGTCGCAATGTGAAACGCTTTAGGGAAATGCTGGGCATAAAGCAGGAGGCTTTGGCTTTTGATATTGGTGGCGACTGGAACCAAAAGAAAGTTTCTCTGTTGGAACAGAAAGAAGTGATTGAAGATGCTTTACTACAACAAATAGCTGAAGTATTGAAAATCCCGGTGGAAGCGTTTCAGAATTTTGATGAAGAACAGGCTGTGAATATTATTTCAAATACGTTTACAGCGAGTGATAATGCAACGGGTTTTATTTATAATCATTATCCAACATTCAATCCTATTGATAAAATAATTCAGCTTTATGAAGAAAAAACAGCCCTTTATGAACGTATGCTAAAGGAGAAAGATGATATGATGGTAAGGCTGGAAAAGCTGATTGATAATAAATAA
- a CDS encoding type I restriction endonuclease subunit R, EcoR124 family — protein sequence MPFFNKKKEIRDILTGDAKLRSKKELIEKFIEENLPHISDGNNVNEEFEKFWNNEKISAFDKIATEESLNRDRFRDAIDDFLFTAKKPKISDALKLLEVKPKLTERNNIGRRIIQKVQNFVDVFVDGASA from the coding sequence ATGCCCTTTTTCAACAAGAAAAAAGAAATCAGGGATATTCTTACTGGGGATGCTAAACTGAGAAGCAAAAAGGAATTGATAGAGAAATTTATAGAGGAAAATCTGCCTCATATTTCTGACGGCAATAATGTAAATGAAGAATTTGAGAAATTCTGGAATAATGAAAAAATCTCTGCTTTTGACAAAATTGCTACTGAAGAATCTTTGAATAGGGACAGATTCAGAGATGCTATTGATGATTTTCTTTTCACTGCCAAGAAACCTAAAATTAGTGATGCTTTAAAACTTCTTGAAGTAAAACCAAAACTCACTGAAAGGAATAATATAGGAAGAAGAATTATTCAGAAAGTGCAAAATTTCGTAGACGTTTTCGTTGATGGAGCTAGCGCCTGA